A stretch of the Staphylococcus sp. NRL 16/872 genome encodes the following:
- the ftsA gene encoding cell division protein FtsA — translation MEEHYYVSIDIGSSSVKTIVGEKFHNGINVIGTGQTYTSGIKNGLIDDFDIAKQAIKDTIKKASIASGVDIKEVFLKLPIIGTEVYDEANEIDFYEDTEINGTHIEDVLEGIRQKNEVPDTDVIDVFPIRFIVDGDNQVSDPKELIARHSLRVEAGVIAIHKSILINMIKCVESCGVDVLDVYSDAYNYGSILTATEKELGACVIDIGEDLTQIAFYERGELVDADSIELAGRDITDDIAEELNTTYETAEKVKHQYGHAFTNSASDQDIFTVDQVDSDELVEYTQKDLSAVIERTVQDIFDEVFDVLVDLGLTKVNGGFIVTGGSSNLLGIKELLNTMVNEKIRIHTPSQMGIRKPEFTSAISTISSSIAFDELLDYVTMNYQDNDEFEEEVIENDDRDNASKSGGFDWFKRKSNKNEDTYEEDYNEPQEQERVEKVEHRDKYDSHDEHQDIEHHRDDHERPEKEESKFKKLMKSLFE, via the coding sequence ATGGAGGAACATTACTATGTAAGCATAGATATTGGTTCATCAAGTGTTAAAACGATAGTAGGCGAAAAATTTCACAATGGAATAAATGTGATAGGTACAGGACAAACCTACACTAGTGGTATTAAGAACGGATTGATTGATGATTTTGATATTGCTAAACAAGCAATTAAAGATACAATTAAAAAAGCTTCTATCGCCTCAGGTGTAGATATAAAAGAAGTTTTCTTAAAGTTACCTATCATTGGAACTGAAGTGTACGATGAAGCAAATGAAATTGATTTTTATGAAGATACTGAAATAAATGGCACACATATTGAAGATGTGTTAGAAGGTATCAGACAAAAAAATGAAGTTCCGGATACAGATGTTATTGATGTTTTCCCAATTCGATTTATTGTAGATGGGGATAATCAAGTTTCTGATCCTAAAGAATTAATCGCTAGACATTCTTTAAGAGTAGAAGCAGGCGTTATTGCAATTCATAAATCTATTTTAATTAATATGATTAAATGTGTTGAATCTTGTGGCGTCGATGTGTTGGATGTTTATTCTGATGCATATAATTATGGTTCTATTCTTACAGCTACCGAAAAAGAACTAGGCGCATGTGTAATTGATATCGGTGAAGATTTAACTCAAATCGCTTTCTATGAGCGTGGTGAGTTAGTTGACGCTGATTCTATTGAACTTGCTGGCCGTGACATCACAGATGATATTGCGGAAGAGTTAAATACTACATATGAAACAGCTGAAAAAGTTAAACATCAATATGGACATGCATTTACTAATTCAGCGTCTGATCAAGATATATTTACTGTAGATCAAGTAGATAGCGATGAATTAGTAGAATATACTCAGAAAGATTTAAGTGCTGTCATTGAAAGAACAGTGCAAGATATCTTTGATGAAGTATTCGATGTTTTGGTTGATTTAGGTTTAACAAAAGTCAACGGTGGTTTCATTGTTACAGGTGGATCATCAAATTTACTAGGTATTAAAGAATTACTTAATACAATGGTAAATGAAAAAATAAGAATCCATACTCCATCTCAAATGGGTATCAGAAAACCTGAATTCACTTCAGCTATTTCTACAATATCTAGTAGTATCGCTTTTGATGAATTATTAGATTATGTTACAATGAATTATCAAGACAATGATGAATTTGAAGAAGAAGTTATCGAAAATGACGACAGAGATAACGCTTCTAAATCTGGCGGTTTTGACTGGTTTAAACGTAAGTCAAACAAAAATGAAGATACTTATGAAGAAGACTACAACGAACCACAAGAACAAGAAAGAGTGGAAAAAGTTGAACATCGTGATAAGTATGATAGCCATGATGAACATCAAGATATAGAGCATCACCGTGATGATCACGAAAGACCTGAAAAAGAAGAAAGTAAATTTAAAAAACTTATGAAATCTCTATTTGAATGA
- a CDS encoding FtsQ-type POTRA domain-containing protein: protein MDERKNNRNTKVRSIRDSIERKNSELKDNEMEDTEDSNFTESSISEKEDRPSATQDSNEEQIHKEESQEERKEELNEKRKQKESNRHNSSRKENQFQTFKTKVSELFSNQKKKRENRKSNTANHKQKEDKYAHMTLQEKREQQRIDRRKRQKRIQYIILTSLILLILLFLIYMFTPLSRISHINISGNKNLSNQQVEKALDVKPGSRMYTYSKRKGINNLKQNPLVKNVEIKKHLPNTLNVQITENNVVGVVKDKNKYVPIIEGNKELKDYNENIAGSGPILDSFKGEDKDNMVKALSNMSLNVRDMISEISYAPEANKQSRILLYMKDGMQVVGDYKTIANKLKYYPQMSQSLEKDDSGNLQNQGYIDLSVGASFIPYNGSSSNSSKSDQDLQQKSQEEIDAKNELQSALNKINEQSNSNN, encoded by the coding sequence GTGGATGAACGTAAAAATAATAGAAATACTAAAGTGAGGTCTATTAGGGATTCAATTGAACGTAAAAACAGTGAATTAAAAGATAATGAGATGGAAGACACAGAAGACAGTAATTTCACTGAATCTTCAATTTCTGAAAAGGAAGATAGACCTAGCGCAACGCAAGATAGTAATGAAGAACAAATTCATAAAGAAGAGTCACAAGAAGAACGTAAAGAAGAACTAAATGAGAAACGAAAACAAAAAGAAAGCAATCGTCATAATAGCTCAAGAAAAGAAAATCAATTTCAAACTTTTAAAACAAAAGTGTCTGAGCTATTTTCTAACCAAAAGAAAAAACGTGAGAATAGAAAAAGCAACACTGCTAACCATAAGCAAAAAGAAGATAAATATGCGCATATGACGTTACAAGAAAAACGTGAGCAACAAAGAATTGATCGTCGTAAACGACAAAAGAGAATTCAATATATCATTTTAACGTCATTAATATTATTAATTCTTTTATTTTTAATATACATGTTTACGCCATTAAGTAGGATTTCTCATATAAACATTAGTGGGAATAAAAACTTGAGTAATCAACAAGTTGAAAAAGCACTAGATGTTAAACCAGGTTCTCGCATGTATACTTATAGTAAAAGAAAAGGGATTAATAATTTAAAACAAAATCCTTTAGTCAAGAATGTAGAGATAAAAAAACATTTACCTAATACGTTAAATGTTCAAATAACTGAAAACAATGTAGTGGGTGTAGTAAAAGATAAGAATAAATATGTTCCTATTATTGAAGGCAATAAAGAATTGAAAGACTATAATGAAAATATTGCGGGTAGTGGCCCAATCTTAGATAGTTTCAAGGGTGAAGATAAAGATAATATGGTTAAAGCACTTTCAAATATGTCTTTAAACGTTAGAGATATGATTTCAGAAATTAGTTATGCACCAGAAGCAAATAAGCAAAGTAGAATTTTATTGTATATGAAAGATGGCATGCAGGTTGTAGGTGATTACAAAACCATCGCAAATAAACTGAAATATTACCCACAAATGTCACAATCACTTGAAAAAGATGATTCTGGTAATCTACAAAACCAAGGTTATATTGATTTATCCGTAGGCGCATCATTTATTCCTTATAATGGAAGTAGTTCTAACAGTTCTAAATCTGATCAAGATTTACAACAAAAGTCTCAAGAAGAAATTGATGCTAAAAACGAATTGCAAAGTGCATTGAATAAAATTAACGAACAATCAAACTCAAATAATTAA
- a CDS encoding penicillin-binding transpeptidase domain-containing protein: MAKRKIKIRKNKLGAVLLVGIFGLLFFILVLRYSYIMLTGHSDGQDLIMRANETYLVKNKEQPERGKIYDRNGKILAEDVERFKVVAVVDKSAGENGDKPRYVKDKKKTAEQLAKVIDMKPSEIEKRLNQKRAFQVEFGQKGTNLTYQDKQKLEKMNLPGILLYPETERFYPNGNFASHLIGMAQKNPDSGDLNGALGVEKIFNSYLNGQKGSLSYIQDIWGYIAPHSKHEKAPKRGDDVHLTLDSNIQVFVEEALDDMVKKYEPKDLFAVVMDAKTGEILAYSQRPTFNPETGKDFGEKWANDLYQNTYEPGSTFKTYGLAAAIQEGKFKPTKKYESGHRDIMGSRISDWNKTGWGKIPMSLGFTYSSNTLMMELQDLVGADKMKSWYEKFGFGKSTEGMFDGEATGNIAWSNVLQQKTSAFGQSTTVTPVQMLQAQSAFFNKGNMLKPWFVQSIDNPISKKTFYKGEKKIAGKPITAETASKVETELDKVVNSKKSHATNYRVDGYDIEGKTGTAQVADQNGGGYVKGANPYFVSFIGDAPKKNPRVIVYAGMSLAQKNDEEAYQLGVSKAFKPIMENTLKYLNVGSHKDETKSAQYSKVPNVSGQSAQKAEDSIKSQNLQPVIIGNGDNIKSQSVKANTKLLPNSKIMLLTDGDITMPDMKGWTKDDVLTFQELTGINVTTKGNGFVTKQSVSNDATLKNNSKIEVELSPEDPDETSSSSSDNTSSSNNNDSKNADSNNKKDNSSSSDNNQKSSESDSN, translated from the coding sequence ATGGCGAAGCGAAAAATTAAAATTAGAAAAAATAAATTAGGAGCAGTCCTCCTTGTTGGTATATTCGGACTGCTCTTTTTTATATTGGTTTTAAGATATTCTTATATCATGTTAACTGGGCATTCGGATGGACAAGATTTAATTATGCGAGCGAATGAAACATATCTTGTTAAAAATAAGGAACAGCCTGAACGAGGCAAGATTTATGATAGAAACGGCAAAATATTAGCTGAAGATGTTGAAAGATTTAAAGTTGTGGCAGTCGTTGATAAAAGTGCTGGTGAAAATGGAGATAAACCTCGTTACGTTAAAGATAAAAAGAAAACTGCGGAACAATTAGCTAAAGTGATTGACATGAAACCTTCGGAAATTGAAAAACGGTTAAATCAAAAACGTGCTTTCCAAGTAGAATTTGGACAAAAAGGAACAAATCTAACATATCAAGATAAGCAAAAATTAGAAAAAATGAATTTGCCAGGTATTTTATTATATCCTGAAACAGAAAGATTTTATCCAAATGGTAATTTTGCTTCTCATTTAATTGGAATGGCACAAAAAAATCCGGATTCTGGAGATTTGAATGGCGCTTTAGGTGTCGAAAAAATATTTAATAGTTATCTAAATGGACAAAAAGGTTCATTATCATATATTCAAGATATTTGGGGTTATATTGCACCTCATTCCAAACATGAGAAAGCACCTAAACGTGGTGATGACGTACATTTAACGCTTGATTCAAATATTCAAGTGTTTGTAGAAGAAGCATTAGATGACATGGTTAAAAAGTATGAACCTAAAGATTTATTTGCTGTAGTAATGGATGCTAAAACTGGTGAAATTTTAGCGTATAGTCAGCGACCTACGTTTAATCCTGAAACAGGAAAAGACTTTGGTGAAAAATGGGCCAATGATTTATATCAAAACACATATGAACCTGGCTCAACATTTAAAACCTACGGGTTAGCTGCAGCAATTCAAGAAGGAAAATTTAAACCAACTAAAAAATATGAGTCAGGTCATCGTGATATTATGGGTTCACGAATTTCTGACTGGAATAAAACAGGTTGGGGCAAAATTCCTATGTCACTAGGATTTACCTACTCTTCAAATACATTAATGATGGAGCTACAAGATTTAGTAGGTGCCGATAAGATGAAATCTTGGTATGAAAAATTTGGTTTTGGTAAATCAACAGAAGGTATGTTTGATGGAGAAGCGACAGGAAATATCGCATGGTCAAATGTATTACAACAAAAAACATCTGCTTTTGGACAATCGACAACTGTTACACCTGTTCAAATGTTACAAGCACAATCTGCTTTCTTTAATAAAGGGAATATGTTAAAACCTTGGTTTGTTCAAAGTATTGACAATCCAATATCTAAAAAAACATTTTATAAAGGTGAAAAGAAAATAGCTGGTAAACCTATTACAGCTGAGACAGCAAGCAAAGTTGAGACAGAGTTAGATAAAGTAGTAAACAGTAAGAAGAGCCATGCTACGAACTATCGTGTTGATGGTTATGACATTGAAGGTAAGACAGGTACTGCTCAAGTTGCCGACCAAAATGGTGGAGGTTATGTCAAAGGTGCCAATCCTTACTTTGTAAGCTTTATCGGCGATGCACCTAAGAAAAATCCACGCGTCATTGTTTATGCAGGTATGAGTTTAGCACAAAAAAATGATGAAGAAGCATATCAATTAGGTGTAAGTAAAGCATTTAAACCAATTATGGAAAATACTTTAAAATACCTTAATGTTGGTTCTCATAAAGATGAAACAAAATCTGCTCAATATAGTAAAGTGCCAAATGTTTCAGGGCAAAGTGCTCAAAAAGCTGAAGATAGTATTAAATCACAAAACTTACAACCTGTAATTATCGGTAATGGTGATAATATTAAATCTCAATCAGTAAAAGCCAATACGAAATTATTACCAAATAGTAAAATCATGTTATTGACTGATGGAGATATTACTATGCCAGATATGAAAGGCTGGACAAAAGATGATGTACTTACTTTCCAAGAACTGACAGGCATCAATGTTACGACTAAAGGAAATGGCTTTGTCACAAAACAGTCCGTTTCAAATGATGCAACCTTGAAGAACAATAGCAAAATTGAAGTGGAATTGTCACCTGAAGATCCAGATGAAACCTCTAGCTCCTCAAGTGATAATACTTCAAGTTCCAATAATAATGATTCTAAAAATGCAGATTCCAATAATAAAAAAGACAACAGTTCATCTTCGGATAATAATCAAAAATCATCTGAAAGCGATTCAAACTAA
- the ftsL gene encoding cell division protein FtsL, with product MAVEKIYEPYEEVQHTSIPKQQPQSEPQTRTVTKKVVVQLTRFEKFLYITLVTAVAVIAIYLLSLKMDAYDTNGKIADLDQRIEQQSSENSAIQSEIKKNSSYERIYNKAKQQGMSLKNDNVKVVRTNGEAKN from the coding sequence ATGGCTGTAGAAAAAATATATGAACCATATGAAGAAGTCCAGCATACAAGCATACCGAAACAACAACCACAATCTGAACCTCAAACTCGTACGGTTACAAAAAAGGTAGTCGTTCAACTTACAAGATTTGAGAAATTTCTATACATAACACTCGTTACTGCTGTTGCTGTCATCGCAATCTATCTGCTATCGTTAAAAATGGATGCGTATGATACAAATGGAAAAATTGCAGATTTAGATCAAAGAATTGAACAACAAAGCAGTGAAAATAGTGCAATACAATCAGAAATCAAAAAGAATTCTTCTTACGAACGCATTTACAATAAAGCTAAACAACAAGGCATGAGCTTAAAGAACGATAATGTAAAGGTAGTGCGTACTAATGGCGAAGCGAAAAATTAA
- the mraY gene encoding phospho-N-acetylmuramoyl-pentapeptide-transferase yields the protein MLFILAIIALFITVILVPVLIPTLKRMKFGQSIREEGPQSHMKKTGTPTMGGLTFLISIIITSIIAIFFVDNSNPIILLLFVTIGFGLIGFIDDYIIVVKKNNQGLTSKQKFLAQIAIAIIFFVLSDVFHLIEFSTNLNIPFTNISIPLSFAYVIFIVFWQVGFSNAVNLTDGLDGLATGLSIIGFTMYAIMSFIIDSPAIGTFCIIMIFALLGFLPYNLNPAKVFMGDTGSLALGGIFATVSIMLNQEISLLLIGLVFVIETLSVMLQVASYKLTKKRIFKMSPIHHHFELSGWGEWKVVTVFWTVGLISGLIGLWIGVH from the coding sequence ATGCTTTTTATACTTGCGATTATCGCACTATTTATCACCGTGATTTTGGTGCCGGTATTAATTCCAACACTTAAACGAATGAAATTTGGCCAAAGTATACGTGAGGAAGGGCCACAAAGTCATATGAAAAAAACAGGTACACCTACAATGGGTGGGCTTACATTCCTCATTAGTATTATCATAACTTCTATTATAGCTATATTTTTTGTTGACAATTCAAACCCAATTATTTTGTTGTTATTCGTAACAATTGGATTTGGTTTGATTGGTTTTATTGATGATTACATCATAGTAGTTAAGAAAAATAATCAAGGCTTAACGAGTAAACAAAAATTCTTAGCTCAAATCGCTATTGCTATTATTTTCTTCGTTCTTAGTGATGTCTTTCATTTAATTGAATTCTCAACTAATCTCAATATTCCATTTACTAATATAAGTATTCCTCTATCATTCGCATATGTTATTTTTATTGTCTTTTGGCAAGTAGGATTTTCAAATGCAGTTAACTTAACAGATGGTTTAGATGGTTTAGCAACTGGTTTATCAATTATAGGTTTTACAATGTACGCAATTATGAGTTTTATTATAGATTCACCAGCTATTGGTACATTTTGTATTATTATGATTTTCGCTTTATTAGGCTTCTTACCTTATAACTTAAATCCAGCTAAAGTGTTCATGGGGGATACAGGAAGTTTAGCATTAGGTGGTATATTTGCTACAGTTTCAATTATGTTAAATCAAGAAATATCATTACTTCTTATTGGATTAGTGTTTGTTATCGAAACATTATCTGTAATGTTACAAGTTGCTTCATACAAATTGACTAAAAAACGTATTTTCAAAATGAGTCCAATTCACCATCACTTCGAATTAAGTGGTTGGGGTGAATGGAAAGTTGTTACAGTGTTTTGGACTGTAGGTTTAATTTCAGGTTTAATCGGATTATGGATAGGAGTGCATTAG
- the pgeF gene encoding peptidoglycan editing factor PgeF translates to MSEQFIKYPHYLNYEAEELHNITLGFTTRDGGYSLYPEHSFNMARYIDDKQDNVTRHQEILAEAIGYPRDEWVFPIQTHEDKIAHVTQQHQGTNIEELSDQLYGIDGLYSYDSHVLLTMCYADCVPVYFYSEKHHFIGLAHAGWRGTYSQIAVKMLNHVNFDYKDLKVVIGPSTSMSYEINDDIQSKFKTLPIDSAQYIETRDKDRHGIDLKRANALLLEEKGVPKDNIYITDYATSEDLSMFFSYRIEKGQTGRMMGFIGQKY, encoded by the coding sequence GTGTCAGAGCAATTTATTAAATATCCTCATTACTTAAATTATGAAGCAGAAGAATTACATAATATTACTTTAGGCTTTACAACGCGTGATGGGGGTTACAGTTTATATCCAGAGCATTCATTTAATATGGCACGTTACATAGATGATAAGCAAGATAATGTTACACGACATCAAGAAATTTTAGCTGAAGCTATTGGATACCCAAGAGATGAATGGGTTTTTCCTATTCAAACTCATGAAGACAAAATTGCACATGTCACTCAACAACATCAAGGTACAAATATTGAGGAACTTAGTGATCAACTCTATGGAATTGATGGTCTTTATTCATATGACTCTCATGTGTTGCTAACGATGTGTTATGCAGATTGTGTGCCCGTTTACTTTTATAGTGAGAAACATCACTTCATAGGATTAGCACATGCTGGATGGAGAGGAACATATAGTCAAATCGCTGTAAAAATGCTAAATCATGTTAATTTTGATTATAAAGATTTAAAGGTGGTTATTGGCCCTTCAACTTCAATGAGTTATGAAATTAATGACGACATTCAATCTAAATTTAAAACTTTACCTATCGATAGCGCTCAATATATTGAAACACGTGATAAAGATCGTCATGGTATTGATTTGAAACGTGCTAATGCCCTTTTACTAGAAGAGAAAGGCGTACCTAAAGATAATATCTATATTACTGATTATGCAACTTCAGAAGATTTATCGATGTTCTTCTCTTATCGAATTGAAAAGGGCCAAACAGGAAGAATGATGGGGTTTATTGGACAAAAATACTAA
- the ftsZ gene encoding cell division protein FtsZ — protein MLEFEQGFNHMATLKVIGVGGGGNNAVNRMIDHGMNNVEFIAINTDGQALNLSKAESKIQIGEKLTRGLGAGANPEIGKKAAEESREQIEDAIQGADMVFVTAGMGGGTGTGAAPVVAKIAKEMGALTVGVVTRPFGFEGRKRSTQAAAGVEAMKAAVDTLIVIPNDRLLDIVDKSTPMMEAFKEADNVLRQGVQGISDLIAVSGEVNLDFADVKTIMSNQGSALMGIGVSSGENRAVEAAKKAISSPLLETSIVGAQGVLMNITGGESLSLFEAQEAADIVQDAADEDVNMIFGTVINPELQDEIVVTVIATGFEDKPTSQGRKASSTGFGSSVSATGTSTQSAPKEDSFSHSASSSRASESVNERSHSTKDDDIPSFIRNREERRSRRTRR, from the coding sequence ATGTTAGAATTTGAACAAGGATTTAATCATATGGCGACTTTAAAAGTCATCGGTGTAGGTGGCGGTGGTAATAACGCTGTTAACCGCATGATTGACCATGGAATGAATAATGTTGAATTTATTGCAATTAATACAGATGGACAAGCTTTAAATTTATCGAAAGCTGAATCTAAAATCCAAATTGGTGAAAAATTAACACGTGGACTTGGTGCAGGAGCTAACCCAGAAATCGGAAAAAAAGCTGCTGAAGAATCTCGTGAACAAATTGAAGATGCGATTCAAGGTGCAGATATGGTATTCGTAACTGCTGGTATGGGTGGCGGTACTGGTACAGGTGCTGCGCCAGTTGTTGCAAAAATCGCTAAAGAAATGGGCGCTTTAACTGTTGGTGTGGTAACTCGTCCATTTGGTTTCGAAGGTCGTAAGCGTTCTACTCAAGCTGCTGCAGGTGTAGAAGCGATGAAAGCTGCTGTTGATACATTAATCGTTATCCCTAATGATCGCTTATTAGATATCGTAGATAAATCTACACCAATGATGGAAGCGTTTAAAGAAGCAGATAACGTATTACGTCAAGGTGTACAAGGTATCTCTGATTTAATCGCTGTATCAGGTGAAGTAAACTTAGACTTTGCTGACGTTAAAACAATCATGTCTAACCAAGGTTCAGCATTAATGGGTATTGGTGTATCTTCAGGTGAAAACAGAGCTGTTGAAGCTGCTAAAAAAGCTATCTCATCTCCTTTACTTGAAACATCAATCGTTGGTGCACAAGGCGTATTAATGAATATTACTGGTGGAGAATCATTATCACTTTTCGAAGCTCAAGAAGCTGCAGATATCGTTCAAGATGCTGCTGATGAAGATGTAAACATGATCTTCGGTACTGTAATCAATCCTGAATTACAAGATGAGATTGTTGTAACAGTTATTGCTACTGGTTTCGAAGATAAACCAACATCTCAAGGACGTAAAGCTTCAAGTACAGGTTTTGGTTCAAGCGTAAGTGCTACAGGTACTTCAACACAAAGTGCACCTAAAGAAGACTCATTCTCACATAGTGCTTCAAGTTCACGTGCATCTGAAAGTGTAAATGAAAGAAGTCATTCAACTAAAGATGACGATATTCCTAGCTTTATCAGAAATAGAGAAGAAAGACGTTCTAGAAGAACTAGACGTTAA
- a CDS encoding YggS family pyridoxal phosphate-dependent enzyme, translating into MEVKQNLETIKKEINEHIAKSETSTIPDVIAVTKYVTIDRAKEAYEAGLRHFGENRLKGFLEKKEALPDDVTMHFIGSLQSRKVKEVINDIDYLHALDRLSLAKEINKRADHVISCFVQVNVSGEESKHGIALDEVNDFIQQLQQYSNIKIVGLMTMAPYTEDNDYIRQLFKQLRLKRNEIKNLKLDYAPCEFLSMGMSNDYQIAVEEGASFIRIGTKLVGE; encoded by the coding sequence ATGGAAGTAAAACAAAATTTAGAAACAATTAAAAAAGAAATTAATGAGCATATTGCCAAAAGTGAAACATCTACTATACCTGACGTGATTGCGGTTACAAAATATGTTACAATAGACCGAGCTAAAGAAGCATATGAAGCAGGTTTACGTCACTTTGGAGAGAACCGTTTAAAAGGATTTCTTGAGAAGAAAGAAGCGTTGCCTGATGATGTTACAATGCATTTCATTGGCTCTTTACAATCAAGAAAAGTTAAAGAAGTTATTAATGATATAGATTATCTTCATGCGTTAGATCGCCTAAGTCTTGCCAAGGAAATTAATAAAAGAGCAGATCATGTTATTTCATGCTTTGTGCAAGTTAATGTTTCAGGTGAGGAAAGTAAACATGGCATTGCTTTAGATGAAGTTAATGACTTTATTCAACAACTCCAACAATATAGTAATATCAAAATTGTTGGTTTAATGACAATGGCACCTTATACAGAAGATAATGACTATATTCGTCAATTATTTAAACAATTAAGATTAAAACGTAATGAAATCAAAAACCTTAAATTAGATTATGCACCGTGTGAGTTTTTATCTATGGGAATGAGTAATGATTATCAAATTGCTGTAGAAGAAGGTGCTTCGTTTATCAGAATAGGGACTAAACTTGTTGGAGAATAG
- the murD gene encoding UDP-N-acetylmuramoyl-L-alanine--D-glutamate ligase codes for MLNFTGLENKEVLVVGLAKSGYEAAKLLVKLGAKVTVNDGKDLSQDPHAKDLETLGVKIVDGGHPVSLLDNDPIIVKNPGIPYTVSIIKAAEERGLQILTEVELSYLISEAPIIAVTGTNGKTTTTSLIGDMFSKSRLTGRLSGNIGYVASKVAQEAKPEEYLITELSSFQLLGIETYRPHIAIITNIYSAHLDYHETLENYQNAKKQIYKNQTEDDYLICNYHQRHLIESENLKAKTLYFSTQQEVEGIYIKNNFIIYKGIRIINIEDLVLPGQHNLENILAAVLAAILAGVPIKAIIDSLTTFSGIDHRLQYIGTNRTNKYYNDSKATNTLATQFALNSFKQPIIWLCGGLDRGNEFDELIPYMKNVRAMVVFGETQEKFAKLGNSQGKLVIKATDVEDAVKKVQDVIEPNDVVLLSPACASWDQYNTFEERGERFIESFRAHLPSY; via the coding sequence ATGCTGAATTTTACAGGATTAGAAAACAAAGAAGTTCTTGTAGTAGGATTAGCAAAAAGTGGTTATGAAGCAGCGAAATTACTAGTCAAATTAGGGGCTAAAGTCACTGTGAATGATGGCAAAGATTTATCTCAAGATCCCCATGCAAAAGATTTAGAAACTTTAGGTGTAAAAATTGTTGACGGTGGTCATCCAGTTTCATTATTGGATAACGATCCTATTATTGTAAAAAACCCAGGTATTCCATATACTGTATCAATCATTAAAGCAGCAGAAGAACGTGGGTTGCAAATTTTAACTGAAGTAGAATTAAGCTATTTAATATCTGAGGCGCCGATTATTGCAGTTACTGGAACAAATGGTAAAACTACTACAACTTCTTTAATTGGAGACATGTTTAGCAAAAGTAGACTTACTGGACGATTATCTGGAAATATTGGTTATGTCGCTTCTAAAGTAGCCCAAGAAGCCAAACCGGAGGAATATTTAATCACTGAATTATCTTCATTCCAATTACTAGGTATTGAAACATACCGACCACATATTGCCATTATTACTAATATTTATTCGGCGCATTTAGATTATCATGAAACACTTGAAAACTATCAAAATGCTAAAAAACAAATATATAAAAATCAAACAGAAGATGATTATTTAATATGCAATTATCATCAACGTCATCTTATTGAATCGGAAAATTTAAAAGCTAAGACCTTATACTTCTCAACACAACAAGAAGTTGAAGGCATTTATATTAAAAATAATTTCATTATCTACAAAGGAATTAGAATTATTAATATTGAGGATTTAGTTTTACCAGGACAACATAATTTAGAAAATATTTTGGCTGCTGTATTAGCTGCTATTTTAGCTGGTGTACCAATTAAAGCTATTATTGATAGTTTAACTACATTTTCAGGTATCGATCATAGATTACAATACATTGGTACTAATCGAACAAATAAATATTATAATGATTCGAAAGCAACTAATACTTTAGCTACTCAATTTGCGTTAAATTCGTTTAAACAACCTATCATTTGGTTATGTGGTGGTTTAGATAGAGGAAATGAATTTGATGAACTTATTCCATATATGAAAAATGTAAGAGCAATGGTTGTTTTTGGTGAAACGCAAGAAAAATTTGCTAAATTAGGTAATAGTCAAGGGAAACTTGTTATTAAAGCTACCGATGTCGAAGATGCTGTAAAAAAAGTGCAAGATGTCATTGAACCTAATGATGTTGTTTTATTATCTCCAGCTTGTGCAAGTTGGGATCAATATAATACATTTGAAGAACGTGGAGAACGATTTATTGAAAGCTTCCGTGCACACTTACCGTCTTATTAA